The following proteins come from a genomic window of Malus sylvestris chromosome 4, drMalSylv7.2, whole genome shotgun sequence:
- the LOC126619368 gene encoding uncharacterized protein LOC126619368 → MKGDPLSVIDNWGALHKDKNGKWINDVAQDKYDNMKKKNDELREKLTEEAPEGTSLDSVHVSLDDEFGIMVENLGRKGKSINGVGVFPQTDTYGCGSSMASSSELTDMRSQIKLLSYGFLILQQENEQLKARLDLQNVDENMFIKIKAFFAASQGKTNNNFTESNGDILESEDTYPKLEEHDLEDD, encoded by the exons ATG AAAGGAGATCCATTATCTGTGATTGACAATTGGGGAGCTCTCCACAAAGACAAGAACGGCAAGTGGATCAATGATGTTGCTCAAGATAAATAT gataacatgaagaaaaagaatgatGAACTAAGGGAGAAGCTGACTGAAGAAGCACCTGAGGGTACTTCATTAGATTCCGTACATGTGTCATTAGATGATGAGTTTGGAATTATGGTTGAAAACCTTGGGAGGAAGGGAAAATCTATTAATGGTGTAGGTGTTTTTCCTCAAACAGATACTTATGGTTGCGGTTCTTCTATGGCTTCAAGTTCTGAGTTAACTGATATGAGATCTCAAATCAAGCTTCTATCATATGGTTTCCTCATATTGCAACAGGAGAATGAACAATTAAAAGCTCGATTGGATTTACAGAATGTTGATGAAAATATGTTCATAAAAATCAAGGCTTTTTTTGCTGCAAGTCAGGGGAAGACCAACAACAACTTTACGGAATCAAATGGTGATATTTTAGAGAGTGAAGATACTTATCCTAAGCTGGAAGAACATGATTTGGAAGATGACTAA
- the LOC126619348 gene encoding uncharacterized protein LOC126619348 isoform X3, translating to MSKEFRSNRRHPRGLESTYLFRLQQWNLREWNSYIGQRLQTGGTLHKFNTRGKKRRSNWQANERKKTGRRNRKLSKKMAERVNLAYTLEELLNFTLQSFVNGTLELDLGLPKDFCSQLLQPKPEPEPNDDLFPPSPSDTTDCFQGIPPYPLYKRLALALHESIISGTFLGTRHNMASDVQESSLKEEKNGWQKLILEKGSELFNMLRAVDFELHVQEPFFSQLKDGLKTIEGRCAIGDYCRIVSGSLILFNKCILIEVQDVRSYSLFSDMMEAEGLSKVLPGVETIEQGVQVYRKFYTEEKEMSNGVLAISVSKLPLQPCDLLAGMLFGLNKGGLQGLLGLAHTTGTIPEVLPPPKSTLLSSFMLPYKLNVEHSTLTHGARALAKHAERSSSKYWGTIDGNDSNKNRLALDVISRLMTHCCWLNVHIVQPHGAIFEIRVAEGYGARWSSDGSKFIGFLEPYMEHSKRWMH from the exons ATGTCCAAAGAATTCCGTTCCAATAGGAGGCATCCCAGAG GTCTTGAGAGTACTTACTTGTTCAGACTCCAACAGTGGAACCTGCGAGAATGGAACAGTTATATCGGACAGCGCTTACAAACTGGTGGAACTCTACACAAGTTCAATACAAG GGGGAAGAAAAGGCGGTCCAATTGGCAGGCGAacgagaggaagaaaactgggaGAAGAAACAGAAAGCTGAGCAAGAAAATGGCAGAGCGGGTTAACCTGGCATACACTCTCGAAGAGCTCCTCAACTTCACTCTCCAATCTTTCGTAAATGGAACCCTGGAACTCGATCTAGGGTTGCCCAAGGACTTCTGCTCTCAACTACTCCAACCCAAACCCGAACCCGAACCGAACGACGACCTCTTCCCCCCTTCCCCCTCCGATACTACAG ATTGTTTTCAAGGGATTCCACCCTACCCTTTATACAAGCGTCTGGCATTGGCTTTGCACGAATCCATAATTTCTGGCACCTTTCTTGGCACACGTCACAATATGGCCTCGGATGTTCAGGAAAGTTccttgaaagaagaaaaaaatggatgGCAGAAGCTGATATTGGAGAAGGGATCTGAATTATTCAAT ATGTTAAGGGCTGTTGACTTTGAGCTTCATGTTCAGGAGCCTTTCTTTTCACAGCTTAAAG ATGGCCTCAAAACAATTGAAGGAAGGTGTGCTATTGGTGATTACTGTAG AATTGTCTCAGGATCTTTGATTCTCTTCAATAAATGTATACTAATTGAAGTTCAG GATGTTCGCAGTTATTCTTTGTTCTCTGATATGATGGAGGCTGAGGGTCTATCTAAAGTCCTTCCTGGTGTTGAAACCATCGAACAAG GTGTGCAAGTATACAGAAAGTTTTACACAGAGGAGAAGGAAATGTCAAATGGTGTCCTTGCGATTAGTGTTTCAAAATTGCCTCTCCAGCCTTGCGATTTATTAGCTGGCATGCTCTTT GGATTGAATAAGGGAGGTCTTCAAGGCCTTCTTGGTCTGGCACATACCACAGGGACTATTCCAGAGGTTCTTCCCCCTCCAAAATCTACTCTTCTGTCATCGTTTATGCTGCCATATAAATTGAAT GTTGAACATAGCACATTGACTCATGGAGCTAGGGCCCTGGCAAAACACGCAGAGCGGAGTAGCAGTAAATATTGGGGTACTATAGATGGAAACG attccaataAAAACAGGCTTGCATTGGATGTGATCAGTCGTTTAATGACACATTGTTGCTGGTTAAATGTGCATATTGTTCAACCACATGGCGCCATCTTTGAAATCAGGGTTGCTGAAGGATATGGTGCACGGTGGTCGAGTGATGGTAGTAAG TTTATTGGATTTCTAGAGCCATACATGGAGCACTCAAAGAGATGGATGCACTAA
- the LOC126619348 gene encoding uncharacterized protein LOC126619348 isoform X2 produces MSKEFRSNRRHPRGLESTYLFRLQQWNLREWNSYIGQRLQTGGTLHKFNTRGKKRRSNWQANERKKTGRRNRKLSKKMAERVNLAYTLEELLNFTLQSFVNGTLELDLGLPKDFCSQLLQPKPEPEPNDDLFPPSPSDTTDCFQGIPPYPLYKRLALALHESIISGTFLGTRHNMASDVQESSLKEEKNGWQKLILEKGSELFNMLRAVDFELHVQEPFFSQLKDGLKTIEGRCAIGDYCRIVSGSLILFNKCILIEVQDVRSYSLFSDMMEAEGLSKVLPGVETIEQGVQVYRKFYTEEKEMSNGVLAISVSKLPLQPCDLLAGMLFVYCSIQGLNKGGLQGLLGLAHTTGTIPEVLPPPKSTLLSSFMLPYKLNVEHSTLTHGARALAKHAERSSSKYWGTIDGNDSNKNRLALDVISRLMTHCCWLNVHIVQPHGAIFEIRVAEGYGARWSSDGSKFIGFLEPYMEHSKRWMH; encoded by the exons ATGTCCAAAGAATTCCGTTCCAATAGGAGGCATCCCAGAG GTCTTGAGAGTACTTACTTGTTCAGACTCCAACAGTGGAACCTGCGAGAATGGAACAGTTATATCGGACAGCGCTTACAAACTGGTGGAACTCTACACAAGTTCAATACAAG GGGGAAGAAAAGGCGGTCCAATTGGCAGGCGAacgagaggaagaaaactgggaGAAGAAACAGAAAGCTGAGCAAGAAAATGGCAGAGCGGGTTAACCTGGCATACACTCTCGAAGAGCTCCTCAACTTCACTCTCCAATCTTTCGTAAATGGAACCCTGGAACTCGATCTAGGGTTGCCCAAGGACTTCTGCTCTCAACTACTCCAACCCAAACCCGAACCCGAACCGAACGACGACCTCTTCCCCCCTTCCCCCTCCGATACTACAG ATTGTTTTCAAGGGATTCCACCCTACCCTTTATACAAGCGTCTGGCATTGGCTTTGCACGAATCCATAATTTCTGGCACCTTTCTTGGCACACGTCACAATATGGCCTCGGATGTTCAGGAAAGTTccttgaaagaagaaaaaaatggatgGCAGAAGCTGATATTGGAGAAGGGATCTGAATTATTCAAT ATGTTAAGGGCTGTTGACTTTGAGCTTCATGTTCAGGAGCCTTTCTTTTCACAGCTTAAAG ATGGCCTCAAAACAATTGAAGGAAGGTGTGCTATTGGTGATTACTGTAG AATTGTCTCAGGATCTTTGATTCTCTTCAATAAATGTATACTAATTGAAGTTCAG GATGTTCGCAGTTATTCTTTGTTCTCTGATATGATGGAGGCTGAGGGTCTATCTAAAGTCCTTCCTGGTGTTGAAACCATCGAACAAG GTGTGCAAGTATACAGAAAGTTTTACACAGAGGAGAAGGAAATGTCAAATGGTGTCCTTGCGATTAGTGTTTCAAAATTGCCTCTCCAGCCTTGCGATTTATTAGCTGGCATGCTCTTT GTATATTGTTCTATTCAGGGATTGAATAAGGGAGGTCTTCAAGGCCTTCTTGGTCTGGCACATACCACAGGGACTATTCCAGAGGTTCTTCCCCCTCCAAAATCTACTCTTCTGTCATCGTTTATGCTGCCATATAAATTGAAT GTTGAACATAGCACATTGACTCATGGAGCTAGGGCCCTGGCAAAACACGCAGAGCGGAGTAGCAGTAAATATTGGGGTACTATAGATGGAAACG attccaataAAAACAGGCTTGCATTGGATGTGATCAGTCGTTTAATGACACATTGTTGCTGGTTAAATGTGCATATTGTTCAACCACATGGCGCCATCTTTGAAATCAGGGTTGCTGAAGGATATGGTGCACGGTGGTCGAGTGATGGTAGTAAG TTTATTGGATTTCTAGAGCCATACATGGAGCACTCAAAGAGATGGATGCACTAA
- the LOC126619348 gene encoding uncharacterized protein LOC126619348 isoform X4, whose amino-acid sequence MAPTYSTSLVVSMMLILSLRMITEIQGQSTGSTNFAPPPQVPGSNLLQANNVSEPLTQSDDTVRVDPLDDLKKYRGGYNITNKHYWSSTIFTGIHGYALGMLWLLCGILYGCFLLAAKLCCKNRKSGKLKKRLLCHKQCYLWQWHIFLAIFFTVFAIVAFGLVLGGNARFHSQAKSVVDIIITTANEASGTVYNTTGAMKEMSNNFDSTGNTQVSSFLTSTSEKLDTAAADIERQARKNRRLIDKGLKIVYIVTTVPISLGLVAVIALSVSGVLKLRRLVQLLIILCWLLTILCWLFFGLYFFLAEFSNDTCTALENFQQNPNNNSLSSILPCDELVSAKSLLNDVGSGIYSLVNEVNADISSLQETSSQNIEYVCNPFSEPPEYQYQPQKCPKNSVPIGGIPEVLRVLTCSDSNSGTCENGTVISDSAYKLVELYTSSIQGGRKGGPIGRRTRGRKLGEETES is encoded by the exons AAGTACCAG GGAGCAATTTGCTTCAGGCAAACAATGTATCAGAACCCTTGACACAGTCAGATGATACTGTAAGGGTGGATCCTTTAGATGATTTGAAAAAATATAGAGGAGGATACAACATTACCAACAAGCACTACTGGAGT TCAACGATATTTACTGGAATTCATGGATATGCACTTGGGATGCTGTGGCTTTTGTGTGGAATTTTATATGGATGCTTCCTATTAGCAGCCAAACTTTGTTGTAAAAATAGGAAGAGTGGAAagctgaagaaaagattactttgTCATAAGCAGTGTTACCTCTGGCAATGGCACATTTTCCTCGCCATATTCTTCACCGTCTTTGCAAT AGTTGCATTCGGATTAGTTTTAGGGGGCAACGCGAGATTTCATTCACAAGCGAAATCAGTGGTGGACATTATCATAACTACTGCAAATGAAGCATCAGGTACCGTGTACAACACAACAGGAGCCATGAAAGAAATGAGCAACAACTTTGATTCAACTGGAAACACTCAGGTTTCGAGCTTCCTCACCTCCACATCCGAAAAGCTTGATACTGCAGCTGCAGATATAGAAAGGCAGGCTAGGAAGAACCGGCGTTTGATCGACAAGGGTCTCAAGATAGT GTATATTGTAACAACAGTGCCTATTTCCTTGGGCCTGGTTGCAGTGATTGCTCTGTCAG TGTCTGGAGTTTTGAAGTTACGACGGCTAGTTCAACT GCTCATTATACTATGCTGGTTGTTAACTATTCTTTGCTGGCTATTTTTCGGGCTGTATTTCTTCTTGGCAGA GTTCTCAAACGATACATGCACAGCTCTCGAAAATTTCCAACAAAATCCGAACAACAACAGCTTGAGCTCAATCCTCCCCTGCGATGAATTGGTCTCCGCAAAATCGCTTCTAAATGATGTTGGTTCCGGGATCTATAGCCTTGTTAATGAG GTAAATGCAGACATATCATCTCTACAGGAAACATCATCTCAGAATATAGAATATGTCTGCAATCCCTTCTCAGAACCACCAGAGTACCAATACCAACCGCAAAAATGTCCAAAGAATTCCGTTCCAATAGGAGGCATCCCAGAG GTCTTGAGAGTACTTACTTGTTCAGACTCCAACAGTGGAACCTGCGAGAATGGAACAGTTATATCGGACAGCGCTTACAAACTGGTGGAACTCTACACAAGTTCAATACAAG GGGGAAGAAAAGGCGGTCCAATTGGCAGGCGAacgagaggaagaaaactgggaGAAGAAACAGAAAGCTGA
- the LOC126619348 gene encoding uncharacterized protein LOC126619348 isoform X1 has product MAPTYSTSLVVSMMLILSLRMITEIQGQSTGSTNFAPPPQVPGSNLLQANNVSEPLTQSDDTVRVDPLDDLKKYRGGYNITNKHYWSSTIFTGIHGYALGMLWLLCGILYGCFLLAAKLCCKNRKSGKLKKRLLCHKQCYLWQWHIFLAIFFTVFAIVAFGLVLGGNARFHSQAKSVVDIIITTANEASGTVYNTTGAMKEMSNNFDSTGNTQVSSFLTSTSEKLDTAAADIERQARKNRRLIDKGLKIVYIVTTVPISLGLVAVIALSVSGVLKLRRLVQLLIILCWLLTILCWLFFGLYFFLAEFSNDTCTALENFQQNPNNNSLSSILPCDELVSAKSLLNDVGSGIYSLVNEVNADISSLQETSSQNIEYVCNPFSEPPEYQYQPQKCPKNSVPIGGIPEVLRVLTCSDSNSGTCENGTVISDSAYKLVELYTSSIQGILNSYPGMESLVECQTVKDAFSEILVKHCKPLKRYAKMVWAAMVFLAILMVLLVLLWTTQASHERNHHSADGSVSATENVIELGAATAVKNNPNPSLA; this is encoded by the exons AAGTACCAG GGAGCAATTTGCTTCAGGCAAACAATGTATCAGAACCCTTGACACAGTCAGATGATACTGTAAGGGTGGATCCTTTAGATGATTTGAAAAAATATAGAGGAGGATACAACATTACCAACAAGCACTACTGGAGT TCAACGATATTTACTGGAATTCATGGATATGCACTTGGGATGCTGTGGCTTTTGTGTGGAATTTTATATGGATGCTTCCTATTAGCAGCCAAACTTTGTTGTAAAAATAGGAAGAGTGGAAagctgaagaaaagattactttgTCATAAGCAGTGTTACCTCTGGCAATGGCACATTTTCCTCGCCATATTCTTCACCGTCTTTGCAAT AGTTGCATTCGGATTAGTTTTAGGGGGCAACGCGAGATTTCATTCACAAGCGAAATCAGTGGTGGACATTATCATAACTACTGCAAATGAAGCATCAGGTACCGTGTACAACACAACAGGAGCCATGAAAGAAATGAGCAACAACTTTGATTCAACTGGAAACACTCAGGTTTCGAGCTTCCTCACCTCCACATCCGAAAAGCTTGATACTGCAGCTGCAGATATAGAAAGGCAGGCTAGGAAGAACCGGCGTTTGATCGACAAGGGTCTCAAGATAGT GTATATTGTAACAACAGTGCCTATTTCCTTGGGCCTGGTTGCAGTGATTGCTCTGTCAG TGTCTGGAGTTTTGAAGTTACGACGGCTAGTTCAACT GCTCATTATACTATGCTGGTTGTTAACTATTCTTTGCTGGCTATTTTTCGGGCTGTATTTCTTCTTGGCAGA GTTCTCAAACGATACATGCACAGCTCTCGAAAATTTCCAACAAAATCCGAACAACAACAGCTTGAGCTCAATCCTCCCCTGCGATGAATTGGTCTCCGCAAAATCGCTTCTAAATGATGTTGGTTCCGGGATCTATAGCCTTGTTAATGAG GTAAATGCAGACATATCATCTCTACAGGAAACATCATCTCAGAATATAGAATATGTCTGCAATCCCTTCTCAGAACCACCAGAGTACCAATACCAACCGCAAAAATGTCCAAAGAATTCCGTTCCAATAGGAGGCATCCCAGAG GTCTTGAGAGTACTTACTTGTTCAGACTCCAACAGTGGAACCTGCGAGAATGGAACAGTTATATCGGACAGCGCTTACAAACTGGTGGAACTCTACACAAGTTCAATACAAGGTATACTAAATTCATACCCAGGAATGGAAAGCCTAGTAGAATGTCAGACAGTGAAGGATGCATTCTCCGAAATCCTTGTCAAACACTGCAAACCGTTGAAGCGATACGCTAAGATGGTTTGGGCAGCAATGGTCTTTCTTGCAATACTAATGGTGTTGTTGGTTCTGTTGTGGACAACACAAGCCAGTCATGAACGAAACCATCATTCTGCAGATGGTTCTGTATCTGCAACAGAAAATGTGATTGAGTTGGGCGCAGCTACTGCCGTTAAGAACAACCCAAATCCTAGCTTAGCATAG